One genomic region from Nocardia vinacea encodes:
- a CDS encoding (2Fe-2S)-binding protein — MTDIDIEVRVNGRARRHRVPPRLTLADYLREICGLTGTHLGCEHGVCGACTVLLDGQAVRGCLVLAVQADGAEVTTVEGIASPDGHLSPVQAAFRDCHGLQCGFCTPGFITSVTAFLQESPDPSDAEIREALSGNVCRCTGYQGIVKAVRTAAESIAKESA, encoded by the coding sequence ATGACTGACATCGATATCGAGGTGCGGGTCAACGGGCGGGCCCGGCGCCATCGGGTGCCACCTCGGCTGACGCTGGCCGACTACCTGCGCGAAATATGCGGGCTGACCGGGACCCACCTGGGCTGCGAGCACGGGGTGTGCGGTGCGTGCACGGTATTGCTGGACGGGCAGGCGGTGCGTGGCTGCCTGGTCCTGGCCGTGCAGGCCGACGGTGCGGAGGTGACGACCGTGGAGGGGATCGCATCGCCGGACGGCCACCTGTCACCGGTCCAGGCCGCCTTCCGTGACTGTCACGGGCTCCAATGTGGTTTCTGCACACCGGGTTTCATCACCAGCGTGACCGCATTCCTGCAGGAAAGTCCAGATCCATCCGATGCGGAGATCCGAGAAGCGTTGTCCGGCAATGTATGTCGGTGCACCGGATATCAGGGAATCGTGAAAGCTGTTCGTACGGCTGCGGAATCGATCGCGAAGGAGTCCGCATGA
- a CDS encoding xanthine dehydrogenase family protein subunit M, translated as MKPAPFEYHSPISTMAAVELLAELGDDAKLIAGGQSLVPMLALRLAVPEHLVDVRRIDQLCGIESRADSVWIGAGTTHTTVGRSAEVNRAVPLLARATPLIGHAQIRNRGTIGGSIAHADAAAEYPAVAMVLDARIEAESPRGRRTLSASDFFTGMWSTELAADELVTGIVFPARRGRCGFAIEEFARRSGDFALAGAVVAVGLDADSRIDRCGIGLFGLGPTPSRATALEGELIGRDIAEVAPDEVGHAATEPLDAVPSDLHGTADYRKRVGAVMVARAWRRAVEEASND; from the coding sequence ATGAAACCCGCGCCGTTCGAATATCATTCGCCGATCTCCACCATGGCGGCCGTCGAGCTGCTCGCCGAACTCGGTGACGATGCGAAGCTCATCGCCGGTGGGCAGAGTCTGGTGCCGATGCTGGCGCTGAGGTTGGCGGTCCCCGAGCATCTGGTCGACGTGCGCCGCATCGATCAACTGTGCGGTATCGAGTCGCGCGCGGACTCGGTGTGGATCGGCGCGGGGACCACCCACACCACGGTCGGCCGGTCCGCCGAAGTCAACCGAGCGGTGCCACTGCTGGCACGGGCCACCCCGCTGATCGGTCATGCCCAGATCCGAAACCGCGGCACGATAGGCGGCTCGATCGCGCACGCCGATGCCGCGGCCGAATATCCGGCGGTGGCCATGGTTCTCGACGCGCGAATCGAGGCTGAGTCGCCGCGCGGGCGCCGTACCCTGTCCGCGTCGGATTTCTTCACCGGCATGTGGAGCACCGAACTGGCCGCCGACGAACTGGTGACCGGGATCGTCTTTCCGGCGCGACGCGGCCGGTGTGGTTTCGCGATCGAGGAATTCGCCCGCCGCAGTGGCGATTTCGCGTTGGCGGGTGCTGTCGTGGCCGTCGGCCTCGATGCCGACTCCCGCATAGACCGGTGCGGTATCGGCCTTTTCGGACTCGGCCCCACCCCGAGCAGGGCCACCGCCCTCGAGGGGGAGCTGATCGGTCGCGACATCGCCGAAGTCGCTCCCGACGAGGTCGGTCATGCGGCGACGGAACCGTTGGATGCGGTGCCATCCGATCTGCACGGCACGGCCGACTACCGCAAACGGGTAGGGGCAGTCATGGTGGCGCGCGCCTGGCGCCGCGCCGTTGAGGAGGCGAGCAATGACTGA